The sequence TCCTTCAACAACCCTTACAACATCCTTTGCTGAGATAATATTATTTGACCTATCTTTCACCGATGCACGCCGATCAATTTTGCTTTTAATTTCTCTTAATTTCACGAGTACAACTTCAGGTCTATCTGGCACTCCTTTCAGAACCTAAATATACAACTTGTTAATTACAGTGTGAAGTACAATCACCATCATTAGTGGAATATAATCAAATTACCTGAAATGCTTCAGCTTCCACCCTTATAATTACCCCAAATGACAAATTGCTGAAAATAGATTATGAGGAATACAAGTAATCACAACAGACCAACTATGACAATTGTTCACTGGAAGGGTAAACTTACTCCAAAAGGACAAGATCATGCAGTTCATAATCACCAATTCTGGTAATCCCTGTGGTAATTTCAGAGCTTTCAACAACATGATCGGCAAACACACGGATCTGTGTCATCCAACAAACATAGCACAGTTAAGATGAAACAATCTCAAATAGATCAGCTTAAATGTTTCTATTTCATAATATCGGTACAAAAATTGCTCACATGTTCTTTAGTTGTGTCAGACAAAATGATCAAGACATGTCCTTCCACTTTAACAACCATGCCAGTAGCACCTTCTTGAACACCTGAGATCACCTTGACATGGTCACCAGGTTTGAAATATTTGCAAAGCTCCTTCTCATTGAAAGCTAATGTTTTCTGCAGTTGCAAGAAATGCATTAATAATAGATAAATTACTCTTCCCCCATAATTTTATAGAAACAAATAGCTGAAATTGCAATTAATTACCGGAAGATCAGATATTTTCGGTCTGATGTGAACTGTTTCATCCTCTACTTTCTCAACCCACCCCTCCAGATTTTTCAAATCGCCTTTAATAACAATGACGGCATCACCCTTCATGAAGTGCCCTTTTTTCCTGTTTGCAAACAGAGTGGACAAGCTAGCCATGTCGCCATTCATGTCGTCACCAGGCTTCCTAAATTTCTCAAGTTCATCGAATGACGGCTGAATATTATTTGTGTGGATTGATTTTGTGGAGACTGATTTGTACAAGAAACCATCTTTGAACTTCAGATTATCAACCCACTCAAAGTACTCTCCAGATTCTTTATCCCGCCTCCGTTCCACTCGAATGTGCATCTCCCTGTTTGCATGGGATTAGCAAACAATAACAGAACACTTTGATCAATTCTAAAGGAGAAAAATGTCACCTCGCCTCATCGATATTGAAGAATCGTGGTGGTGGAACAAATGCTTTCTTCTTTACAGTATCTCTCCCTTCCTGAGATACAAATTGTCCATCATTAGAGGATAGAGGGTACCCAAATGAGCTAATTAACTGAacagcttaaacaagagcaagCAAATTAACAACCAATCATGATAATAAGAATATTACTTCAAACAAGTACAAGCTCAGAGACTACATGTTTTTTGCTTCAGAAAAACATGACCaggagaaagaaaaacaaattgAGCATAAATATAGAACAGGAATTTAGTCTCTTATGTTGCAATCGAACTGTGGACCTGATATCCCAACTTTGAATATACATTTAAGGAGTGGTGACTTGTTAACATTATAATTTGTACATAATAACAGAAGAGCATAAAACTGAGACGGGTAGATTAGCTCCACCCTCCAGCATAAAACTCAGACAAGTATATTAGCTCCACTCCTCAATTTATGTACAAAGTAAAATAGATAGGAAGAGATTGTGAGAAACATGGGTTAGAACTTACCAGCTTACTAGCCAAAGCTTGTAGATCTATTCTAGGGATCAGCTTTACATCCACTCTTTGGCGTACATTGTCAACATCAACAACCTGAAGAATACGACCACATATTAATTTGAAGAATGACAAGAGGCAGAACCAGGAATGTCTTCCGCTTTGGCTGAATCAGTTAACAACAGATGGACAAGCATGTGACTAGTAGAAATTAGATTAGCTTCTAGTTTCTTTTGATCCTAATGTATTACATGAGTGAGATTAATTAGCTCAACACATGTCCTAGCTCCACCACAGATGAATTATGCATAATATTTATGAGAGACGTGCAGTAATACCTTAGCAAGGTCACCTTTATATATGCCCAACTTCATTCGGACCCAAGAATCCCTTGAAAGATCAACAGATTTGCTCTCAACTGAGAGGACATCTGCCATTTCTTTTATTGGAACTAAGGTTATTTTTGCTGAAGCATAAATATTTCGTAGACCTTTGCAAGCCTGCATAGACCAAGTTAAGTAGGGGAAATGGAATCAGAAGAAGTTAATACCGAGTACATGCTTACCTCTTTGACATGGGCCTCCTTTTCAGCTTCAAcgtaaatataattttttagatGATCCAACGCCACGACAGACTTTATCTGAAGATCTGACCTATCGATGTACTTTTGCATCAGACAAATCGCAGTCTCTCTCTCATGTCCAATCTGAAGTCATAGTTATACATTAGTATTTAGTAGACTTTAAGCCTAAAAAGAAACATCCAGGCAGTTTAATAAAATAAATCTTGCGCATACCGCACATTTGACCATCCATAGTTTAGGATCCTTCACAGAAGGCAACAGAGCTTGTTGTTCCACTTCTGCAGCTTCCTCACCATACTCAATATGAGTGGATCTTGCATATCTCTCCCGTACTTGTCTCTCAATCTCATCAATGTCCTCTTCTTCATCCCTCATAGGCATCGAATGACGTCTTGAGCCCCTAACAACATCCTCATCAGGAATATCGGCCCCAGCATCATTGATAAAATCTAAACAAAGGTAAAGGAGTGGAAGCATTAGAAACCTGAAATTCTTCTGTAGTTTAGTGCAACAATAAGCACAGATCTAACTCAATTTCAACATTAAACAGTTGTATGGATTCCAAAAGCAATATAAAAAACAGTAACAAAATTAACACTGTTGCTAGCAATGCTAGCAGTAATAGCCGTCGCCATGTGTCACCAGGTTAATGTCtattttgctcaaccaagaagAGATCCACGGTCATCATCTTTATAGTCTATTCCAACCAGGCCCATACTTCATTTCTTTCAGTAACTAGTACTACATAGTATTTAAATAGCAAAACAGTAGACTTCAACATTTATCAACCCTTGCTTGTGATGTATAGATCAGCACTCAGCTCGTAGATATTTCAGTTTGGTATGTCCAGTCCATTATTTTCAGTAATCAAGGGAGGAAGATGTTTGTGAGATTAACTGCAAGTATGGATGACAGCATGGAACTGATCTGAATATATGTAGGGTTTCAAAGTAAGTACTTGCAGAAAATCTAATATCCTGATAGTTCAAATGTGCACAATGAGGACAAAGGCACCCCAGTAGTAGTTTTGATTTGATTTCATGACAATGTTCCAGTGTAAAGGGCATACATATTTTTTCATATTGCAGAAGACTAAACCATTTGAGCTGAGATGCAATTTATGAATGAGTTTTCAATTTGATGGCAAGGTTTCATGAAGTTTCAAGCATCTTATCCAACATTCAGAAgagcaaaattaattaattgATAGCATAAGAAGAAATGATAAGATTTAGTCAACGGTACATAGGGTTTGATAAGTGTTAATATGGCTCTGGGAACTGACTCTTCCTAGCCCTTTCAAATAGCTTTTGCAAACAGAAGGCTCATAGGTTTGTTCTTACAGGCAACTTTGCATGCCTGAAATAATCAGACAGAATAAATTCCAAGTCTCCAACTGCAGTGCAAGTTGAGGCCCTAGCATCAAGTTTGCCCAATACCATTCAAGCAGACTTAGGTTCTTTATACCCAAAAACTTAGGCCCAGCTAAATCACCATCACTATCAGCTTACATAAAAGACAACTAATGTAATCAAATCAATTTCAGCTTGAACAAGCTCATTGAAGAAAATTATCACCTGAGCAGATAGTTAAGATAGAGATTCAGAATAGGCCACAACAACTTTAAGAAACATATCGGGACTGCAGTCAGGTTTTGATCCAAATACTAGTATTTTACTAATCAGCATCATCCAGGTGCACCTCTACCACTGCACTTAAACATGACTAAGCTCCGTGTCAAGATCTGGAGCTGAGTTGAACATCATAATGAGCTGCTTTTAGCTAACGGCTGCTATAAACCTAAGTTTCTCGCCAACCTGCACATACTAGAGTGATGAAAACAACACAGAAGGGGTGGATCCTATCTTGAGCATAAAGTGTCAACAAAATTGCTAGTTTCTCAGTTGGCCCCCGAACCAAGTTGTGGAAACCGACCTAGTTAGGTTCAGATCTCAACAAAGACTGCAGAAATACCACCGAAGCCCCAAATAGAGCATCACGACGCGATCAGATAGAGCGACCACTCACCgtcctcgccctcgccgtcgtcctcttcctcctcgtcctcgtcgaccTGGGCCTCCTCATCGAAGAACCcccgcaccccgccgccgcccttcttcctcggccgcgccccgccgtcgtcgtcctcatcctcctcgtcgtcctcgatAGCCGAGTCGTCGATGAAGTTGTCCTCGCGCGACCgcttccgcccgccgccgccgccgcccttgccgccgccgccgccgccgcgggaggcctTCCCGCgcctggcctcctcctcgtagtcgtcctcctcatcctcctcctcgtcgtccaggtcgtaggcctcctcctcgtcctcgtcctcctccacctcgtcgtcgtcgtcgtcgcggccgcggcgagccaTGGATTTGGCGGCTAGGTTTTCGAGCTCTCGCGGGGGCGAGGTGCACACAGAGGAAAGGGGAAACTCCTCTCGCCGAGTCGTGTGACGATGTGCGGGGaaggcgaggtggaggtggggcTTTTTACACATTGTCCTACGGATTTAACAGTACTGTAGttgaaaattttagtttttACCACTTTTTTTAACTACATGACAGGACACAGTGGCAGACCACATTGGCGCCCGGTCAGCAAGACGAGGCAAAATGTCCTTTCTGCCCATgatctcctctcttctccctctccgacAACTGGGTCCCGCAGCTTCTCTCGCTGCCAGGTGGGTCCCAGTTGTCAGCATCGTCTTCCACCTCTGATGCCTGCCCCGTTCGTCCCCCAGGCCACCGGCACCGCCGAGGCCGAGGGCACCCACAGCCAGACCAGGCACGCTGCCGGGCTCGCCCGCGGCCAAGGCCATACGCACCGGCCGCTAGGGCCGAGCTCGCTTGCGGCCTGGCCACCCCTCTCGCTCtctgctctctccctctcactccGAGCGCGCTCTGCTCCGGCCTCCAGCGAGCTCCCCTCTGCTAGAGCTCTCATCACATGCATGTCTTCCAATCTTTAACTGAAGCTGTTGTTGCTAGCGTGGAAGCAACCGGATGTATACAGATGAAGATGAACTTTCAATTCGTATGCTAGGGAAGCAACGAGCTGTGGAGGCCGCAGTGCGTGGGGACGAGGCGGCGCATGGTCGGGAGGAgcaggctgccggcggcggaggcggagcaggcGGCACGCGGCCCGGCGAAGCAGGCcatctccttctctctcctccccgaCGGCTGCGCCAGTACCTGTGCCcgtggccgagctcgccgcAGCAGTCCTCGCGGCCGTGGgcaagctcgccgccgcggcggcgcatcgggcgaggcgcggcgcggcgcccctccctgcttcgccttcgccggcgagcgggtcgGCCTCTCCTtcaagcgtcccctcataagagaacaCTTAAAAGTggtacaatatcagtcccaggaggctgataacattTTTATTGCATCAGATGGTACTTCACCATACAACTCTAcacggtaatgggcagtgaagcgccactatcgcgaggataacaactaacacccacacagcGATATTAATTACGAAgaggggtcatcagagtcttgcgccatacggaacttcctgcgggtgatcctatccacaggcaaggttgggtgcaggacggaaaccctactcaacgtcttcgggaacgaagtccggatcctcctctgtaaaaattaagaatggggtgagtacaaacgtactcagcaagttcaaccacacccactgagggggtataaacagaatataatgcacagggtaaatcaaagataaggttagggtttaatttgcggaaagcaaagttttatgcaggggttcatttgaaagaaaagattttcaaagcaagttttcttgtaccgaggaacacgtagtgttgacccacacgggatccaagttttaagctgctactggactcctcatccgccgtagcacacggcacaactgccggacacttttctaaaataactcacgccaacccatccattcccagaaaaaacactagttatgtgaccacaccgtaactcgtccAATactgtgggcacggctattcgaatagattcttaactctgcataggtgtgcaactttacccacaatcgGGGTAcagcaactcgatcaccttagtgtcggtgcagatcccaacaaagccattacccacgttagctagacctgacgagccaccacgggatccaccaaggggtcattgacctatcacagaggttttaactagggcataagtcacacagaactaatcccttctccttaatcacccgttgctctcagctctcctgatggctgtcagactaactagtggggtttatgctaagtcgttgcccattcaacggtcgagtggtttgcacgataatgaagttaggtgagatgacacaccaacttggtccttagttgtgacaagatggatatctcccttccttgctctgccacacaggcacgagcacaccgttcggcaattcacacagaagtgccatccatctcgtCTAATATCATCTTtcaaaattccacattttccccttcccacacactcacacattttttcttttgtaaacaagttgtattgtgtttaaggtcctaagcgttgtagtagcgattaacgtccaaacaaatcacattcagacattaatctaggtggtcaaggaatggttataacaaatcaaggggtggctatgcaaccatgttttcagcaggcaaaacgtatgcaattttataaaataggccaataggttgtgtctataaaaactaggacaaaatatgcatcaaagggcgggattgaacttgccgtcttcaaagccttccgggaagtcctgatcgaggtactatccttcgggttcggggtcatggaactggtcctcattcgcttgctcgcagtactgctcgtcgacgggttctccctcgttcacaccgtgatctacgacgcatacaaacaaacacacaatcacgaaaaagaaatgaaagttTTATCGCTATGCTCGATTcgaaaacaattaagatatggatataggagtaatatttttgggcgatttcctaatggcatggccaaaactatgttaggattggcgtggtaaagtttcaggtcgatcggagattgtttggcgcatgaaatgataagtcaaCGGGGTGTCTAAACAAgggtccagggacttgtttatAATTAGTTCTAAGATAACAGGGACTTGGTTGGAATTTTAGCAAACATCGAGGCTACTCTGGAAAAGTGTAGGGTATATTTGAAACTAAGTTTAtagtggaagggtttatttgtgaataaagaaagtagacaagggcccttttgtaaaaaaataagGGTGGGGTTCTTAATTAAATTGGAAGAAGGAGAGGGCTTAAGGGCAAAATAGCCCTTCATCTCCCTCCTCTCGAcacagagcaggggaggggggcgcTGGGCGCCGGTGGCTGcccagggcacggcggcggccggggtcaggaggaaaagggagagggccCACGGGAGATCGAATCCCCCCCTAATTTGGGCGGAGGCGGCCCGTGGAggtggcgccacggcggcaggCGGCTAGTGGCAGTTCTGGTGGCCGCGTTGCAGGCGCGGGGAAGGGACCAGTGGCGGTGGGCGAGCTTGAGGGAGTGGAGGGGTCCTACCTTGGCCCTTGACCCGGGTGGGGAGGAGGCGAGGCGCTTCGGCCACGGgagcgggcagcggcgggcagtagtgtgcgtggcggcggcgctgcgggctagGAGAGGGGGTACGCTGTGGTGGAGGCGGTTATGGAGCGTAGAAGCAGTGCGAGGGGTCCCTTTATAGGGCGagtaaggcggtggaggggaggaacgcggcggtggccggctggcgggctcggcggggcgccattaatggcgtggGGGGCAACTGCTATGCTTGCCGGGGTCGCGGAGCGGCGTGAGCACCGAGGGCGTCGGCGTGCACGTGGAGGACGGGGCTGTTGCTGTTGGGCTTGTCGCCACGCGGCTCGAGCGACGAGGCAGCGGTGCTGTGCGCGAGCAGTGCGCGTACGGCGGCGCGAGCGTCAAGACGGCCAGGCGACGTGACAAGTctggcagcggcgagcggcgcggccagcGGCATGGCCGAGTGGAGCACGTGCGCGCGTGCGTGGATGGGAGGGTGGCTGTGAGCGGCTTGGCAGCGTGCGACGCGCGGCAGAGtggagcggcgagcggcgggcgtcgcggcgggcgtcgcggcCGCATGGTGCACGCGTGGGCAGCGGACGCGCGCGTGCCGCGCGTGGTGACGGCCGGGAGCGGGGTGCGCGCGTGTGCGTGGGCGGCGCCGAGGCAGGTGCGCGCGCAGgcgtggccggggcggcgcggcgagcgggctgCCCTACAGTGCGCGGGGgtggagagagggaaggaagggaggaggagaaaagaaaagaaggagaatagaaaaagaataataaaaaaaaagagaaggagagagagagaaaaagagaaagggagagagagcgagcgcacgccggcgggattcgcggtcgGCGGTCATGCGTGGGCGACAAGTAGCCGAGCGGCGCGGAAAGGGATGGCGGAAATCTCtgattagggtttagggttagttgggctcaacgatgaaaaattatttttagcgcgtgttttaatttggtatatttttcatgatgtcacaaacctaacccacttaaaatgaatctcgtcctcgagattcggctggctcctgaacagatggggaaactctttcttcagagcatcttcacgctcccacgtagcttcttctactccgtgtctgctccactgaactctgcaaatccgtacttcggagtttcttgtccttCTAGTGACAGAGTTCAAAATCTTGACAGGTACTTCCTGGTACCGAAGGTCTGTTTGTAGATCTATCTTCTCTGCTAGCACATGTTCTTTATCCAGTATTCTCAAACATCTCCTTAGCTGGGACACATAAAACACcaggtgtatatccgacattcctTCTGGTAGTTCCAGTCGGTATGCTACGGCTCCGACTTTTTTCAGAACTTgatacggtccaatgtaccgaggggccaactttccttgtacttgaAATCTTCGAATTCCCCGAATTGGTGAAACTTTAAGGTAGACGAACTCTCCCGGGTTGAAGAttatttctcgtctcttcttgtctgCGTAGCTTTTCGGTCGAGACTGGGCGgcattcagcttttctctaatcttggCCACTCTTTCTTCGGCTTCCTTTATAAGTG comes from Panicum virgatum strain AP13 chromosome 4K, P.virgatum_v5, whole genome shotgun sequence and encodes:
- the LOC120704613 gene encoding putative transcription elongation factor SPT5 homolog 1 translates to MARRGRDDDDDEVEEDEDEEEAYDLDDEEEDEEDDYEEEARRGKASRGGGGGGKGGGGGGRKRSREDNFIDDSAIEDDEEDEDDDGGARPRKKGGGGVRGFFDEEAQVDEDEEEEDDGEGEDDFINDAGADIPDEDVVRGSRRHSMPMRDEEEDIDEIERQVRERYARSTHIEYGEEAAEVEQQALLPSVKDPKLWMVKCAIGHERETAICLMQKYIDRSDLQIKSVVALDHLKNYIYVEAEKEAHVKEACKGLRNIYASAKITLVPIKEMADVLSVESKSVDLSRDSWVRMKLGIYKGDLAKVVDVDNVRQRVDVKLIPRIDLQALASKLEGRDTVKKKAFVPPPRFFNIDEAREMHIRVERRRDKESGEYFEWVDNLKFKDGFLYKSVSTKSIHTNNIQPSFDELEKFRKPGDDMNGDMASLSTLFANRKKGHFMKGDAVIVIKGDLKNLEGWVEKVEDETVHIRPKISDLPKTLAFNEKELCKYFKPGDHVKVISGVQEGATGMVVKVEGHVLIILSDTTKEHIRVFADHVVESSEITTGITRIGDYELHDLVLLDNLSFGVIIRVEAEAFQVLKGVPDRPEVVLVKLREIKSKIDRRASVKDRSNNIISAKDVVRVVEGACKGKQGPVEHIHKGILFIYDRHHLEHAGFICAKAQSCLLVGGSTGGRRGNGMDTADARLGALRSPASILQSPGRLPPRGPHMNYGGRFGGGRGGRGHDALVGKCIKIKSGPYKGYRGRVKEVTGALVRVELDSLMKIVTVKRDDIADTPTVATPFREPRYSLGGETPMHPSRTPHHAYQTPIRDPGATPIHDGMRTPMRSRAWAPMSPPRDNWEDGNPATWSSSPAYQPGTPPARPYEAPTPGSGWANTPGVSFNDAPTPRDNYANAPSPYVPSTPVGQPMTPNSAAYLPGTPGGQPMTPGNVGMDIMSPIIGGEGEGTWLLPDVLVNVLRGGDDGPGVVREVLGDGSCRVALGSSGNGDMVTVLPNEVEVIRPKKSDRIKILNGNFRGYTGKLIGIDGSDGIVKLDDTYEVKILDMVILAKLAT